The proteins below are encoded in one region of Tachypleus tridentatus isolate NWPU-2018 chromosome 4, ASM421037v1, whole genome shotgun sequence:
- the LOC143248385 gene encoding uncharacterized protein LOC143248385 yields MTMKFAIPRFWRKPTDHSSICYFFMVASSKRPAGKNASAIMYPDVPSTIAPVPHCLELTVPTPPEKKQPSSEESSKSEEEVDVENPGYNSRGAAGERNPYYPNQRLDAKTWSYKVDCRDYIWGLIRDSDLHYSRKSQKNYSLLNIFV; encoded by the coding sequence ATgaccatgaagttcgctattccaagattTTGGCGtaaacccactgaccactcaagcattTGCTATTTCTTCATGGTGGCCTCTTCCAAACGTccggctggcaagaatgcatctgctatcatgtatccggacgtTCCATCaaccatcgccccagtgccacactgccttGAGCTCACTGTACCCACTCCTCCAGAGAAAAAGcaaccatcctcagaagagagcagcaaatcagaagaggaggtagatgttGAAAATCCAGGTTACAATtccagaggtgcagctggtgagagaaacccatactacccgaACCAAAGACTTGATGCGAAAACTTGGTCTTACAAAGTCGATtgccgagactatatttgggggctgatacgcgacagtgatttacattacagtcgcaaatctcaaaaaaactactcacttctaaacatttttgtataa